In a single window of the Drosophila albomicans strain 15112-1751.03 chromosome 3, ASM965048v2, whole genome shotgun sequence genome:
- the LOC117569450 gene encoding uncharacterized protein LOC117569450 produces MDKLKNNNKEHAVIASIECPYTNAADVDVDVESNKSTPTPYYTPLDYLQTSFEFPSPTTTTNEAALPRGGGGGGVGGGGVVDEDAQQYTPKQFTIANPKQQQQQQHQHQSPLPQSPTTLNRKFKRFSLYDRRSCSPQQDTGRTFFANKENTIPKKSGADHENDHDRERDRDSLYLSKSEHNSPTILYRDESSTTTTTTSTTTPNLLNNDSNSRLSYSPKLLASINNLNLNHSLAGSPLNIINSAGYKNGNFFRFPEIDRVVQDVVTVAAPAAANVATIEEPDNQQQQANDAAAVVQQEAGRKNRKNKNNLTIRITDVQLAANKGGHSMQQPSPSPSSLAKPKTPTIKSTKEKARSLDSAANETELSIVVHHINESHDISTPCSSSSSGHVSQGNMLIQPTASSLFSTSLSRLDTQQSLHSRRTSVRRRSPGVNNSDYLMYHRKDELKSASSVDSGGSSSSKFSLGANLAPRSAHKLNPLLHSSSTNLKTLPECLTLVEFTPSTSVESPFKQKSMDLPGSQGMQAKSMASSMNLLQRRGSNHSLTLNLHSSCGNLMNSGLSVSNYSLGSVSNSKSSCNLEQQQQQLLQQQPHNQLTVAAGSAQCTRQGLFRRRGSNHSITLKSHTTNSCGELNSMSNNQTPKRGLLERRGSNQSLTLNMSGQIMVGGQEQLQLQQLQLEQPKLTVCSCGAAAGAQAPHQRKFFSTENLNSNRGSSSSQYLDFSSKQPLCFGSASDLQPSEPLKLKSPAGHADTGVVLCSCSCATGVVGGAGVAGGIRNIMTRPLSPQTTSEEFKSYLASIQMLQSASNPLNQFDLIKLNHVFDHSYKANLEQPPVLVLGRGEGGTPTNQLPPTSEDSELLAMYQAVVKSIVTSLPQLEGDEQKRIFRDLHKEFWDLPPNHQEKPMVFGSQTKNRYKTILPNEHSRVLLESEATELLNLKQQHQQSGLMPPQSLQGSGEELSKAALLANEDLPYINANYIKGPDYVSKCYVASQGPLPNTIFEFWLMVYQNTQRYIRRCLDGGSSPHMDKSHILQQYYQKIVMLTNFTESNRNKCAVYFPIEVNELFAVAAKGEVFEISPLARDYFDPHLLPASATTTESAVALGELQADREQSTRWHISVDSTKVTLNETLRRTLPPDGSFFLVKNVGIVRRNGYSVRKLVLLYCINVPESAGRLEYYLQKICCYHYWYPDWPDHHSPRDINTLLDTCLHVLNLGKCESEFDNYDEMRSTCNAHLMAQRLDIYKQDIFNAVQPLPIIHCSAGIGRTGCFTAIMNAVRQLRQSLAYSLTGMLSKTLTMADMTEAREATQNAADADTESSFSCNTILHIRHIVEQAEGVSFDKLPKMPDIFVDILGIVCNLRLQRGGMVQNSEQYELIHRAVCLYLKRTLALRRF; encoded by the exons atgGACAagttaaaaaacaacaacaaagaacatGCAGTTATTGCATCAATTGAGTGCCCCTATACAAACGCTGCTGATGTCGATGTGGACGTGGAGAGCAACAAGAGCACGCCCACTCCATATTATACACCCCTGGACTATCTGCAGACCTCCTTTGAGTTTCCCTCGCCCACCACAACAACTAATGAGGCAGCGCTGCCACGAGGAGGAGGCGGTGGTGGTGTCGGAGGAGGAGGGGTAGTCGATGAGGATGCCCAACAATATACACCgaaacaatttacaattgccaatccaaagcaacaacaacagcagcagcatcaacaccAATCCCCTTTGCCGCAATCACCGACGACGCTGAATCGTAAATTCAAACGCTTCTCATTGTACGATCGACGGTCCTGCTCGCCACAACAGGACACGGGACGTACCTTCTTTGCCAACAAGGAAAACACAATACCAAAAAAGAGTGGCGCCGATCACGAGAACGATCATGATCGCGAACGCGATCGCGACAGTTTGTATTTATCGAAAAGCGAACATAACTCACCCACAATCCTTTATAGAGACGAGAgctcgacaacgacaacaacaacctcaacaacaacaccgaATCTCCTTAACAATGATTCCAACAGCCGCCTTAGCTATTCGCCCAAACTTCTGGCCTCCATCAacaatctgaatctgaatcatTCACTCGCCGGATCGCCGCTTAACATTATCAATTCGGCTGGCTATAAGAATGGcaatttttttcgttttcccGAAATCGATCGTGTGGTGCAGGATGTAGTGACTGTAGCGGCGCCAGCAGCTGCCAACGTAGCCACTATTGAAGAGCCTGacaatcaacaacagcaagcaaacGATGCCGCTGCAGTCGTGCAACAGGAGGCGGGGCGAAAGAATCgaaagaataaaaacaatctCACCATACGCATCACCGATGTGCAGCTGGCAGCCAACAAGGGTGGCCACTCCATGCAGCAGCCATCGCCATCTCCATCATCGCTGGCCAAACCCAAAACTCCCACCATTAAGAGCACCAAGGAGAAGGCACGATCTCTGGACTCGGCGGCCAACGAGACAGAATTGTCGATTGTGGTGCACCACATAAATGAATCTCATGACATCTCCACgccctgcagcagcagcagcagcggtcaTGTCAGTCAGGGCAATATGCTCATTCAACCAACCGCATCCAGTCTCTTTTCCACCTCTCTGTCCAGGCTGGACACACAACAATCGTTGCACAGTCGCCGCACCAGCGTGCGTCGTCGGTCGCCGGGCGTGAATAACAGCGATTATTTGATGTATCATCGCAAGGATGAATTGAAATCGGCGTCCAGCGTTGatagcggcggcagcagcagtagtaaATTTTCCCTGGGCGCCAATTTGGCTCCACGCAGCGCCCACAAATTGAATCCTTTGTTGCACTCGTCGAGCACCAATCTGAAGACGCTGCCCGAGTGTCTGACGCTGGTGGAGTTTACCCCCAGCACCAGTGTGGAGTCGCCATTTAAGCAAAAGTCCATGGACCTGCCGGGCAGCCAGGGAATGCAGGCCAAGAGCATGGCAAGCTCGATGAATCTGCTGCAACGTCGCGGCTCGAATCATAGTCTCACCTTGAATCTGCACAGTTCGTGTGGCAATCTGATGAACAGCGGGCTGAGTGTGTCCAACTACAGTTTGGGATCGGTGAGCAACTCGAAATCCAGTTGCAatctggagcagcagcaacaacagttgctacagcagcagccacacaaTCAATTAACTGTCGCTGCGGGCAGCGCGCAGTGCACGCGTCAAGGATTATTTCGACGTCGCGGCTCCAATCACAGCATCACGCTAAAGAGTCACACCACGAATTCGTGTGGTGAACTCAACTCCATGTCCAACAATCAGACGCCCAAGCGTGGCCTGCTCGAGCGACGCGGCAGCAATCAGAGTCTTACTCTCAACATGAGCGGCCAAATCATGGTAGGCGGCCAGgagcagttgcagctgcagcaactgcagttggAGCAGCCGAAGCTAACGGTGTGTAGTTGTGGCGCAGCAGCTGGCGCCCAGGCGCCGCATCAACGCAAGTTCTTTAGCACCGAGAATCTGAACAGCAATcgtggcagcagcagttcaCAGTATTTGGActtcagcagcaagcaaccgTTGTGCTTTGGTTCGGCATCCGATTTGCAGCCAAGCGAACCCTTGAAACTGAAGTCACCAGCTGGCCATGCGGATACGGGTGTTGTCTtgtgcagttgcagttgtgcCACAGGCGTGGTGGGCGGTGCTGGCGTCGCTGGTGGCATACGCAACATTATGACTCGTCCGCTGTCGCCGCAGACAACCAGCGAGGAGTTTAAGAGCTATTTGGCCAGCATACAGATGCTGCAGAGTGCCTCGAATCCACTCAATCAATTCGATCTGATCAAACTGAATCATGTCTTCGATCACAGCTACAAGGCGAACCTGGAACAGCCGCCAGTGCTGGTGTTGGGACGTGGTGAAGGCGGCACGCCCACAAATCAATTGCCACCCACCTCGGAGGACAGCGAATTGCTGGCCATGTATCAGGCGGTGGTGAAAAGCATTGTCACCTCCCTGCCTCAGCTGGAAGGGGACGAACAGAAGCGCATCTTTCGTGATCTGCACAAGGAGTTTTGGGATCTGCCGCCCAATCATCAAGAGAAGCCGATGGTATTTGGTTCGCAGACAAAGAATCGCTATAAAACGATATTGCCCAACGAGCATTCGCGTGTGCTTCTCGAGAGCGAGGCCACCGAGCTGTTGAATctcaagcagcagcatcaacagagCGGCCTTATGCCGCCGCAATCGCTTCAAGGAAGTGGCGAGGAGCTGAGCAAGGCGGCGCTATTGGCCAACGAGGATTTGCCCTACATAAATGCCAATTACATTAAG GGCCCAGACTATGTGTCCAAGTGCTATGTGGCCTCGCAAGGTCCCTTGCCCAACACAATCTTCGAGTTCTGGCTGATGGTCTATCAGAATACACAGCGTTATATTCGTCGCTGCTTGGACGGCGGCAGTAGTCCGCATATGGACAAATCGCACATCTTGCAGCAGTACTATCAAAAGATCGTAATGCTCACCAATTTCACGGAGAGCAATCGCAACAAGTGCGCCGTTTACTTTCCCATCGAGGTGAATGAACTATTCGCCGTGGCCGCTAAGGGCGAGGTGTTTGAGATCAGCCCGTTGGCACGTGATTACTTTGACCCGCATTTGTTGCCcgcatcagcaacaacgacagagAGTGCTGTGGCGTTGGGTGAACTGCAGGCGGATCGTGAGCAAAGCACACGCTGGCACATTTCCGTGGACTCGACAAAGGTGACTCTGAACGAGACGTTGCGTCGCACACTGCCACCGGATGGCAGTTTCTTTTTGGTCAAGAATGTGGGCATTGTGCGACGCAATGGTTACTCAGTGCGTAAATTGGTGCTGCTGTACTGCATCAATGTGCCGGAGAGTGCTGGACGATTGGAGTATTATTTGCAAAAGATTTGCTGCTATCACTATTGGTATCCCGATTGGCCGGATCATCATTCGCCGCGCGATATCAATACGCTGCTGGATACCTGTTTGCATGTGCTCAATTTGGGCAAATGCGAATCGGAGTTCGACAACTACGATGAGATGCGTAGCACGTGTAATGCACATTTGATGGCCCAGCGTTTGGACATTTACAAGCAGGATATTTTCAATGCTGTGCAACCGTTGCCCATCATTCATTGCTCTGCGGGCATTGGACGCACCGGCTGCTTTACGGCCATCATGAATGCTGTGCGTCAGCTGCGACAATCGCTGGCATATTCGTTGACGGGAATGCTGAGCAAAACGCTGACCATGGCGGACATGACGGAGGCACGAGAGGCTACACAGAATGCCGCCGATGCGGATACGGAGAGCAGTTTTAGCTGCAACACAATATTGCACATACGACACATTGTAGAGCAGGCGGAGGGTGTCAGTTTCGATAAGCTGCCAAAGATGCCAGACATCTTTGTGGACATTTTGGGCATTGTATGCAATCTGCGACTGCAACGCGGTGGCA
- the LOC117569452 gene encoding uncharacterized protein LOC117569452 — translation MNLGVSMPISMQMQGSMSMPSSPSPSIQGMRMSYAAAVQTGAGVKVMISPRLNKANASSKSVAQQPNKGSKTNNKITVDTKFRIFDEQPTKPHIVRVDTKLYRSDGDQRLRMKNYSSKTKKPNNKSPLKATSSTANTARNDVDIKALKLQLKRLSCSNAAGPATVVFKGNSLCDKQAQRSIANKSNINELPAFADSVSYFSFHQQRLQRIIDKQNVCAICLQSQEAMRVPQFEDKHFKNLEEAALLAQNRTMLRLWMNSDLLIS, via the coding sequence ATGAATCTCGGTGTATCGATGCCGATATCGATGCAAATGCAAGGGTCAATGTCGATGCCATCGTCACCGTCTCCTTCTATACAGGGCATGCGAATGAGCTATGCGGCCGCTGTTCAGACTGGTGCAGGTGTAAAGGTTATGATATCCCCTCGTCTCAATAAAGCAAACGCTTCCAGCAAATCAGTTGCTCAACAGCCGAATAAAGggagcaaaacaaacaacaagataACCGTTGACACAAAGTTTCGGATATTTGATGAGCAGCCCACTAAGCCACATATTGTCCGCGTTGATACCAAATTGTATCGATCCGATGGTGACCAAAGGTTAAGAATGAAGAACTACTCCTCCAAAACGAAAAAGCCAAACAATAAATCGCCCTTGAAAGCAACGTCAAGTACTGCAAATACTGCTCGCAACGATGTTGATATCAAGGCGCTTAAATTGCAACTCAAACGACTGTCATGCAGTAATGCTGCAGGTCCTGCAACCGTTGTATTTAAGGGCAATTCATTATGTGATAAGCAGGCGCAGAGGAGCATTGCAAATAAGAGCAATATTAATGAGTTACCAGCATTCGCCGATTCTGTCAGCTATTTCAGCTTTCACCAGCAGCGATTGCAAAGGATTATCGATAAGCAAAACGTTTGTGCAATATGCTTGCAATCGCAGGAGGCAATGAGGGTACCACAATTTGAAGACaagcattttaaaaatctGGAGGAAGCTGCACTTTTGGCACAAAATCGCACAATGCTACGCTTGTGGATGAACTCTGATCTACTGATAAGCTAG
- the LOC117569456 gene encoding uncharacterized protein LOC117569456: MFLARFFQRTQAFYPNYALCSNRCYSESKSSLPNVLFLGGGLGKLQGGIKEEEYFSSINQGLMCNIRKHIESSKNADYMRKWEEYQKTLDHDALYNTTCLNKYKDVHEEAFFLNENTECLKIMMNRAKIHDNTGDDA, translated from the exons atgttTCTAGCTCGTTTTTTTCAGCGTACACAAGCTTTTTATCCAAATTACGC ACTATGCTCCAATAGATGCTACTCGGAGTCAAAGAGTAGCTTACCTAATGTCCTATTTTTGGGAGGAGGTTTGGGAAAATTGCAAGGCGGcataaaagaagaagaatatttTAGCTCAATTAATCAGGGACTTATGTGCAATATACGCAAGCATATTGAAAGCTCAAAGAATGCCGACTACATGCGCAAATGGGAGGAATACCAGAAGACTCTGGATCATGATGCCCTCTACAATACTACATGCCTCAACAAATACAAGGATGTTCACGAAGAAGCCTTCTTTTTAAATGAG AATACTGAGTGCTTAAAAATTATGATGAATCGTGCAAAAATCCATGATAACACTGGCGATGACGCTTGA
- the LOC117569459 gene encoding ATPase inhibitor A, mitochondrial isoform X1: MFTLRRISQRLNPKQIEQLRMSHVGELGSGAGKGGGGGGSIREAGGSFGKMEAAREEEFFYKQQKEQLKNLKTKTDTKPDANKK; encoded by the exons ATGTTTACATTGCGTCGCATTAGTCAACGTCTAAATCCAAAGCAAATCGA acAACTAAGAATGTCGCATGTCGGTGAACTGGGAAGTGGAGCAGGCAaaggcggtggcggtggtggatCCATTCGCGAAGCTGGCGGCTCTTTCGGCAAAATGGAAGCAGCACGCGAGGAAGAGTTCTTCTACAAGCAG CAAAAGGAACAGCTGAAAAACCTCAAGACCAAGACAGACACCAAACCAGATGCCAACAAGAAATAA
- the LOC117569459 gene encoding ATPase inhibitor mai-2, mitochondrial isoform X2, which translates to MFTLRRISQRLNPKQIEQLRMSHVGELGSGAGKGGGGGGSIREAGGSFGKMEAAREEEFFYKQ; encoded by the exons ATGTTTACATTGCGTCGCATTAGTCAACGTCTAAATCCAAAGCAAATCGA acAACTAAGAATGTCGCATGTCGGTGAACTGGGAAGTGGAGCAGGCAaaggcggtggcggtggtggatCCATTCGCGAAGCTGGCGGCTCTTTCGGCAAAATGGAAGCAGCACGCGAGGAAGAGTTCTTCTACAAGCAG TGA
- the LOC117569453 gene encoding 5-formyltetrahydrofolate cyclo-ligase — MAASIQNSLKVALRKRMKQLLSCITPEARQQQSQAVTAKVLQNEAFRQAQRVSIYLSTSDELDTTAIICEMFRLEKLVFVPSYQGSKMKMVRLRDMSEYENLPLTKWNIKQPDFKEAREDAMTNGHGIDLFIVPGVAFTRNGDRLGHGMGYYDKYLAQHADKYPHKKTIIMALALNEQIVGSEELPMDDHDVRLQFVVTENS; from the exons ATGGCGGCCTCCATACAAAACAGCCTGAAAGTTGCGCTGAGGAAGCGCATGAAGCAGCTGCTTAGTTGCATAACACCTGAAGCACGCCAGCAACAATCCCAAGCAGTGACCGCAAAG GTGCTGCAGAATGAGGCATTCCGTCAGGCGCAACGTGTCAGCATTTATTTGAGCACCAGCGATGAGCTGGACACCACTGCCATCATCTGCGAGATGTTTCGCCTGGAGAAGCTGGTCTTTGTGCCTAGCTATCAGggcagcaaaatgaaaatggtgCGACTGCGTGACATGAGCGAATACGAGAACTTGCCACTGACCAAGTGGAACATTAAGCAGCCAGACTTTAAGGAGGCACGCGAGGATGCCATGACAAATG GCCATGGCATTGATCTCTTCATTGTCCCCGGCGTGGCATTTACACGCAACGGCGATCGTCTGGGTCACGGTATGGGCTACTATGACAAATACTTGGCGCAACATGCCGACAAGTATCCACACAAGAAGACCATCATTATGGCGTTGGCACTCAACGAACAGATAGTTGGGAGTGAGGAGCTGCCCATGGATGATCATGATGTGcgtttgcaatttgttgttacaGAGAATTCTTAA